A region from the Parabacteroides sp. FAFU027 genome encodes:
- the rsxE gene encoding electron transport complex subunit RsxE yields the protein MSYLKILTNGIIKENPTFVLLLGMCPTLGTTSSALNGMSMGLATAFVLTASNMAVAMMKNLIPDKVRIPAYVVVIATFVTAVQLLMQAYVPALYASLGLFIPLIVVNCIVLGRAESFAAKSTTTESAFDGLGIGLGFTMALTILGAVREFLGTGKIFGWNIYPEKFGSLLFVLAPGAFIVLGFLIALFNIFIKRSK from the coding sequence ATGAGTTACCTGAAGATATTAACCAACGGAATTATTAAGGAGAATCCGACATTCGTGCTCTTGCTGGGGATGTGTCCAACGCTGGGAACGACCTCGTCGGCGCTAAACGGCATGAGTATGGGACTCGCCACGGCTTTTGTGCTGACGGCTTCCAATATGGCGGTGGCTATGATGAAAAATCTTATCCCCGATAAGGTGCGAATACCGGCTTATGTGGTGGTTATCGCGACCTTTGTAACGGCGGTGCAGTTGCTGATGCAGGCCTATGTACCTGCGCTTTATGCCAGCCTGGGCCTTTTTATCCCGCTGATTGTGGTGAACTGCATCGTGCTTGGCCGTGCTGAATCCTTTGCGGCAAAAAGTACAACCACAGAATCCGCTTTTGACGGGTTGGGTATCGGGCTTGGTTTTACGATGGCACTTACGATTCTGGGGGCTGTGCGTGAATTCCTCGGAACCGGTAAGATTTTTGGCTGGAATATTTATCCGGAGAAATTCGGTTCGCTGCTTTTTGTGCTGGCACCCGGGGCATTTATCGTGCTTGGCTTCCTGATCGCATTATTCAATATTTTCATCAAACGGAGTAAATAA
- a CDS encoding electron transport complex protein RnfA, producing MSYIVIFITAVFVNNIVLAQFLGICPFLGVSRKVETAIGMSAAVAFVMTLSTIITYLIQGALTAFGIDFMQTITFILVIAALVQMVEIILKKVSPPLYQALGVFLPLITTNCTILGVAILVIQKNLNLVESVVFAFSTAIGFGVALVLFAGLREQLAMTLIPKGMKGTPIALIVAGMLAMAFMGFSGIDKTLAKLWGM from the coding sequence ATGTCCTACATTGTCATATTTATCACAGCTGTCTTTGTCAATAACATCGTATTGGCGCAGTTTCTGGGAATTTGTCCTTTTCTGGGCGTCTCCCGTAAGGTGGAAACCGCCATCGGCATGAGTGCTGCGGTGGCTTTTGTGATGACGCTTTCCACTATTATCACCTATCTCATACAGGGTGCGTTGACCGCATTTGGCATTGATTTTATGCAGACCATCACCTTTATCCTGGTGATTGCGGCTTTGGTGCAGATGGTAGAGATTATCCTGAAGAAGGTCTCGCCGCCGTTGTATCAGGCGTTAGGTGTTTTCCTTCCGCTGATTACGACCAATTGCACCATCCTGGGCGTGGCTATTCTGGTGATTCAGAAGAATCTCAATCTGGTGGAGTCGGTAGTCTTTGCCTTTTCCACCGCGATTGGTTTTGGCGTGGCGTTGGTTTTGTTTGCCGGATTGCGGGAGCAGCTCGCAATGACCCTTATTCCCAAAGGAATGAAAGGAACTCCCATTGCCCTGATTGTGGCCGGTATGCTGGCGATGGCTTTTATGGGATTTTCCGGTATTGATAAGACGCTGGCGAAGTTGTGGGGAATGTGA